One Thermoplasma volcanium GSS1 genomic window carries:
- a CDS encoding DNA polymerase II large subunit encodes MLSEVLDLESYRKKISDEVRECFDLASQARELGMDVTDKVEIPLASDMAERIEALIGISGIADQIRDLSKKMSREEVSLEMSRRVANIFKDNKKEALDKAIRVGLAILTEGILVAPLEGIADVYIGKNADGSDYVGISYAGPIRGAGGTAQALSVLIGDVVRRELGITRYIPTEEEIERYIEEIESYDRIKHLQYLPTPDEIKLVVKNSPVCIDGEGSEEEEVSGHRDMARVKTNRIRGGMCLVLCEGLVQKARKILKYTSSMHLEEWSFLSSISGKSDDKGSKKSDKFLKDIVAGRPVFSHPSRPGGFRLRYGRSRVSGLAAASLNPATMYIMGKFIAIGSQIKVELPGKAAAVTPCDTIDGPTVLLRNGDHVKINNIEKAKELYDEVVEITDAGEILIAYGDFLENNYNLPTASFTKEWWMQYLPDGLDGNEVDQFRAVELSRQYNIPLHPDFDYYWHDISFEELEYLISAVENGRLSDNSFLIPYSASEVLIKLGVQFKRSGNFLVLNQYYPLLVSLGYDVFEDKIKRVKPYQRKSSVLETVNYLSGITIKPRAPTRVGSRLGRPEKAGDRKMKPMVHSLFPVESYGEARRSILNANKKTDGTYKAEVFFYRCTSCGYESPSPTCPKCGSRSKPIGTKNSEIDLSVILRKAEDRLGIKLDELKEFKGVKKLMSKEKVAEPIEKGILRAIHGISVNKDGTCRFDMSDIPITHFRYKEIGISKEKLSELGYEVKDVNEIFPQDVIIPRKAAKYLFDVSKFIDDLLVRYYGLPPFYSLKSEEDLVGHLVIGLAPHTSGGVVGRIIGFSDVNAFYAHPFFHAAKRRNCDGDEDSVMLLMDGFLNFSARYLPSTTGGLMDAPLVLSVLINPDEIDKEALNVDTLQKYPLIFYEATERHAAPSELEETMMTMKVRIKKTATYRNSSYTFDTSDINKGVLVSSYKTLATMDDKISEQLGLARRIRAVDADDVAARVISTHFLPDMYGNFRRFFSQEFRCTKCNAKYRRIPLSGRCMKCGSDSLTLTIHKGSVIKYLDETLKIEKEYNIPKYLKERIDNLARTIKETFPDEEKPDAAIKITGLDMY; translated from the coding sequence ATGTTGAGTGAAGTTCTTGATCTCGAATCTTATAGAAAGAAGATCAGCGATGAGGTTAGAGAATGTTTCGATCTTGCAAGCCAGGCAAGAGAACTTGGTATGGATGTAACCGACAAGGTTGAGATTCCTCTAGCTTCGGACATGGCTGAAAGAATAGAAGCGCTCATAGGAATAAGTGGGATCGCAGATCAAATAAGGGACCTTAGCAAAAAGATGAGCAGAGAAGAGGTATCCCTTGAGATGTCCAGACGTGTAGCCAATATCTTCAAGGACAATAAGAAAGAAGCCCTAGATAAGGCTATAAGAGTCGGGTTGGCGATACTAACTGAAGGCATATTAGTTGCCCCACTTGAAGGAATAGCCGATGTATACATAGGGAAAAATGCCGATGGAAGTGACTACGTAGGCATTTCTTATGCCGGCCCCATAAGAGGGGCTGGAGGCACCGCACAGGCATTAAGTGTGCTTATTGGGGATGTAGTCCGCCGTGAACTTGGCATAACCAGGTATATACCTACCGAAGAGGAAATTGAAAGGTATATAGAGGAAATTGAGAGCTATGACAGGATAAAGCATCTACAATATCTTCCTACGCCAGATGAGATAAAACTCGTGGTAAAGAACTCCCCAGTATGCATAGACGGGGAGGGAAGCGAGGAGGAGGAAGTTTCAGGCCACAGGGATATGGCAAGAGTTAAAACGAATAGGATCAGAGGGGGGATGTGCCTGGTCCTCTGCGAAGGGCTTGTGCAAAAGGCAAGGAAGATCCTAAAGTATACTAGTTCAATGCACCTTGAAGAATGGAGCTTCCTCTCAAGCATAAGCGGAAAGTCAGATGACAAGGGATCTAAAAAGTCAGATAAATTCCTAAAAGATATTGTTGCGGGCAGGCCAGTATTTTCACATCCATCCAGGCCAGGTGGATTTAGGCTTAGGTATGGAAGGAGCAGGGTTTCAGGATTAGCTGCGGCTTCCCTTAACCCTGCTACAATGTACATAATGGGAAAATTTATAGCCATAGGTTCCCAGATAAAAGTAGAACTGCCAGGCAAAGCCGCAGCAGTTACGCCATGCGATACTATTGACGGTCCTACAGTGCTATTAAGGAACGGAGATCACGTTAAGATCAACAACATTGAAAAGGCCAAAGAACTCTATGACGAAGTTGTGGAGATAACAGACGCGGGTGAAATATTGATTGCATACGGTGATTTCTTAGAAAACAACTATAATCTTCCTACAGCTTCATTCACAAAAGAATGGTGGATGCAGTATTTACCGGACGGCTTAGACGGAAATGAAGTAGATCAGTTCAGGGCCGTTGAATTATCAAGACAGTATAATATACCTTTACATCCGGACTTTGATTACTACTGGCATGATATCTCCTTTGAAGAACTCGAATATTTAATATCTGCCGTAGAAAATGGCAGGCTTTCGGATAATTCTTTTCTTATACCATACTCAGCATCTGAAGTGCTGATAAAGCTTGGTGTGCAGTTCAAAAGGTCAGGCAATTTCCTAGTGTTGAATCAATATTATCCTCTTTTGGTCTCGCTAGGATACGATGTCTTTGAAGACAAAATTAAGAGAGTAAAGCCATACCAAAGGAAATCTAGCGTGTTAGAGACTGTAAATTACCTCTCTGGAATAACTATAAAGCCAAGGGCTCCTACAAGAGTAGGATCTCGTCTCGGAAGGCCAGAAAAGGCGGGAGACCGCAAGATGAAGCCGATGGTTCACTCGCTCTTTCCCGTTGAAAGCTACGGGGAAGCCAGGAGATCCATACTCAATGCAAATAAAAAAACGGATGGGACATACAAGGCAGAGGTGTTTTTCTATAGATGCACTTCATGCGGCTATGAAAGCCCATCTCCTACATGTCCTAAATGCGGTTCCAGGTCAAAACCAATCGGCACAAAGAATTCGGAAATAGATCTGTCGGTAATACTTAGGAAGGCTGAAGACAGACTCGGTATAAAATTGGATGAACTCAAGGAGTTCAAAGGTGTAAAAAAGCTGATGTCAAAGGAGAAGGTAGCAGAACCTATCGAGAAAGGGATACTTAGAGCAATACATGGCATATCTGTCAACAAGGATGGCACATGCAGGTTCGACATGTCAGATATACCTATAACTCACTTCAGATACAAAGAAATAGGCATATCAAAGGAGAAGCTCTCAGAACTTGGGTATGAGGTGAAGGACGTCAACGAAATATTCCCTCAGGATGTTATAATACCAAGAAAGGCCGCAAAATATCTCTTTGATGTATCCAAGTTCATAGATGATCTGCTAGTAAGGTATTACGGACTTCCTCCTTTTTATTCGCTGAAATCAGAGGAGGACCTTGTAGGTCACTTGGTTATAGGCCTTGCACCACATACCTCTGGAGGAGTTGTTGGGAGAATAATAGGTTTTTCAGATGTAAATGCTTTCTATGCGCATCCATTCTTCCATGCCGCAAAGAGGAGAAACTGCGATGGGGATGAAGACAGTGTTATGCTTTTGATGGATGGTTTTCTCAATTTTTCTGCAAGATACCTCCCGTCTACCACTGGCGGACTGATGGATGCCCCCTTAGTTCTATCAGTACTCATCAATCCAGACGAAATAGATAAAGAGGCCCTCAATGTGGATACTCTCCAAAAATACCCGCTGATATTTTATGAAGCCACGGAAAGACATGCGGCGCCCTCCGAACTAGAAGAGACAATGATGACAATGAAAGTTCGCATAAAGAAGACGGCTACATACAGGAATTCTTCGTATACCTTTGACACCTCTGATATAAACAAAGGCGTTCTTGTATCTTCCTACAAAACGCTTGCAACAATGGATGATAAGATAAGCGAACAGCTAGGGCTTGCCAGAAGGATCAGGGCAGTTGATGCTGATGATGTTGCGGCCCGTGTTATATCGACACACTTCTTGCCAGACATGTACGGGAACTTCAGGAGGTTTTTTTCACAGGAATTCAGGTGTACTAAATGCAATGCAAAGTATAGAAGAATACCATTATCCGGCAGATGCATGAAGTGCGGGTCGGATAGCCTTACGCTAACCATCCATAAGGGGAGCGTTATAAAGTACCTTGATGAAACACTAAAAATTGAAAAGGAATACAACATACCGAAATACCTCAAGGAGAGAATAGACAACTTAGCCAGAACTATAAAAGAAACTTTCCCCGATGAAGAGAAGCCAGATGCAGCAATTAAAATAACTGGGTTAGACATGTACTGA
- a CDS encoding ATP/GTP-binding protein, whose amino-acid sequence MIGTLYVTGPAGTGKSTFSGALKEWLQRMEFDAAIINLDPGADYLPYEPDFDIREYISLEGIMSDYNLGPNGSQIVAADMIINFTDKIKEFTDELQDYYLVVDTPGQIELFTFRTSSTEIVDRISGEKSMIAYIADAPLATYPSGFIAQKMLYASVFSRFFKPMMFVLNKIDLVSDEDVETVKKWERDPDLLNEAFIDEKGNIEKDYFLNLLEAFKESNIMTKVYPVSSRDSFGFEDIYSNMSMFFTGGEDNDTYNE is encoded by the coding sequence ATGATAGGGACACTTTACGTTACAGGACCAGCTGGAACTGGCAAATCAACGTTTTCAGGAGCTCTTAAGGAATGGCTTCAAAGGATGGAATTCGATGCTGCGATCATAAACCTTGATCCGGGCGCAGACTATCTCCCTTACGAACCTGATTTTGACATAAGGGAATATATATCGCTGGAAGGGATAATGTCAGATTATAACTTGGGCCCAAACGGCTCACAGATTGTTGCAGCTGACATGATCATAAACTTCACAGATAAGATCAAAGAATTTACTGACGAACTGCAAGACTATTACCTTGTTGTCGATACACCAGGCCAGATAGAACTATTCACGTTTAGAACTTCATCAACAGAGATTGTGGATAGGATCTCTGGAGAGAAATCAATGATAGCCTATATAGCAGATGCACCACTCGCCACGTATCCATCTGGGTTTATAGCACAAAAGATGCTGTATGCCTCAGTTTTCTCAAGGTTCTTCAAGCCGATGATGTTCGTTCTAAACAAAATAGATCTCGTTTCAGATGAGGATGTAGAAACGGTGAAGAAATGGGAGAGGGATCCGGATCTTCTTAATGAGGCGTTCATCGATGAAAAGGGAAACATAGAAAAGGATTACTTTTTAAATCTCCTTGAGGCTTTTAAGGAGAGCAACATAATGACAAAGGTATATCCAGTCTCGTCCAGGGACTCTTTCGGATTTGAAGACATATATTCGAACATGTCTATGTTCTTTACAGGCGGAGAGGACAACGATACTTACAATGAATGA
- a CDS encoding DUF99 family protein — protein MVHDEEKITNMIPAIIGTRPNNSIALHKSGIRLLGVDDSPFRRGQQKSFIVGVIMRLDGYIEKVMKAQITIDGNDVTERISNMALKFKDIVRVIVLSGISFGGFNICDIELLFKLTGIPVISLFEKGGSASEMINAINKHLGDQEKIGILKRLKPIALNNNGYTIMANLAGIESESASRIIRMNTVRGKMPEAVRVPDLIAKIL, from the coding sequence ATGGTACATGATGAGGAAAAAATAACAAACATGATACCAGCGATTATTGGCACTCGCCCTAACAATTCAATTGCTCTGCATAAGTCAGGCATTCGCCTTCTTGGCGTGGATGATTCTCCATTTCGAAGGGGCCAGCAGAAATCTTTCATCGTAGGAGTTATAATGCGACTGGATGGTTACATAGAAAAAGTGATGAAAGCCCAAATAACGATCGATGGCAATGACGTTACGGAAAGAATATCAAATATGGCTTTGAAATTCAAAGACATAGTCAGAGTTATAGTGCTTAGTGGCATATCATTTGGCGGGTTTAACATATGCGATATAGAGCTCCTTTTTAAGCTTACAGGCATACCTGTAATATCACTATTTGAGAAGGGGGGAAGCGCCTCGGAAATGATAAACGCTATTAATAAGCACCTTGGCGACCAGGAAAAAATAGGCATACTAAAAAGGCTTAAGCCAATTGCTTTGAACAACAACGGCTACACGATAATGGCAAATCTGGCCGGAATAGAATCAGAAAGTGCGTCTAGGATAATAAGGATGAATACGGTGAGAGGAAAAATGCCAGAAGCCGTGCGTGTACCCGATTTAATAGCAAAGATCCTTTGA
- a CDS encoding hemerythrin domain-containing protein, whose protein sequence is MCDLAELLMVEHTSIRLLSNFLYGKDSLEIFEGFNDYLVKDHVEIEEKILFPVIVDVDYEDKDQFKATVERIKNDHRLIETLATNLIKWKRDGDDDKFMLRLPLFYKTLTDHNSSEEELIFPRWKNIDPELQKDALKEAISIIDTVNRDLYVRVTGISKDFIYYISGNTR, encoded by the coding sequence ATGTGCGATCTTGCTGAGCTGCTAATGGTCGAACATACCTCAATAAGACTTTTATCCAATTTCCTTTATGGGAAGGATTCATTAGAGATCTTCGAGGGCTTTAACGATTATCTTGTAAAAGATCACGTAGAAATCGAAGAAAAGATCCTTTTTCCGGTGATAGTTGACGTAGACTACGAAGATAAGGATCAGTTTAAGGCAACAGTTGAAAGAATAAAGAATGATCATAGGCTGATTGAGACTTTGGCTACAAACTTAATAAAGTGGAAGCGTGATGGTGATGATGATAAATTTATGCTTAGGCTTCCGCTCTTCTATAAAACCTTAACCGATCATAACAGTTCAGAGGAAGAACTAATATTTCCAAGGTGGAAAAACATTGATCCGGAACTGCAGAAAGATGCCTTAAAAGAGGCTATTTCAATAATAGATACAGTTAACAGGGACTTGTACGTTCGTGTGACGGGAATATCCAAGGATTTCATCTATTATATATCTGGAAATACAAGATAA
- a CDS encoding ferritin family protein, with amino-acid sequence MPRYESGEDLSERIKDLSRARQSLIEEIEAMMFYDERADATKDEDLKYIMEHNRDDEKEHAALLLEWIRRHDPAMDKELHEILFSNKKMKELGD; translated from the coding sequence ATGCCTAGATATGAGAGTGGAGAGGACCTTAGTGAGAGAATAAAAGATCTAAGCAGGGCCAGGCAGTCCTTGATTGAAGAGATCGAAGCTATGATGTTCTACGACGAAAGAGCCGATGCAACTAAGGATGAAGACCTGAAGTACATAATGGAGCATAACAGAGACGACGAAAAGGAGCACGCAGCTCTGCTGTTAGAATGGATTAGAAGGCACGATCCTGCGATGGACAAAGAGCTTCATGAAATCCTGTTCTCAAACAAGAAAATGAAGGAGCTTGGGGACTAA
- a CDS encoding zinc ribbon domain-containing protein — MPVTYADTRNTSKECSRCGSIGNREVKSFDCPVRGHVYHADVYVCKGNTKDSCDS; from the coding sequence ATTCCCGTAACTTATGCAGATACCAGAAACACGTCGAAAGAGTGTTCTAGATGTGGAAGCATAGGGAATAGGGAAGTCAAATCATTCGATTGTCCAGTGCGTGGACACGTTTACCACGCAGACGTTTATGTGTGCAAGGGAAATACTAAGGACAGTTGCGATTCATGA